Proteins found in one Misgurnus anguillicaudatus chromosome 3, ASM2758022v2, whole genome shotgun sequence genomic segment:
- the LOC129444771 gene encoding uncharacterized protein isoform X2, with protein MYFILYDHTGEHVMVVHTLKGYNLSEWNVSVFTFLNHTDLYTGPQDYQRHFYCLLPPNKSKCPDITEEPPKENFNRPITFQLTTTASPKPVTSSFKKTILSSKEMSYTQKLNCQPGSNHFIHYQENSSFPRMQTKKESWWCVTTAVWFFLVLILLIVALTSVSDRISKSRRIHKKKSNLVVVSPRDYQLTEINEHRGNSRNSESDVFVTVCSGENGNPRKVNVPFKRPLSPINEITENSLDEDHEEEEEQRSLVTKQEFTESQGHLQTSAHLHHRSNPSRSCHGTDGEL; from the exons ATGTATTTTATTCTGTATGATCACACAGGAGAACACGTGATGGTGGTACATACACTAAAAGGATACAATCTGTCAGAATGGAACGTTAGTGTGTTTACGTTTCTAAACCACACCGACCTGTACACTGGACCCCAGGATTACCAAAGACATTTTTACTGCCTCCTTCCACCAAACAAAAGCAAATGTCCAGATATCACAGAAGAACCCCCAAAAGAAAACTTCAATCGACCAATCACTTTCCAGTTAACAACCACCGCTTCTCCAAAACCAGTCACCTCTTCATTCAAAAAAACTATACTATCTTCAAAAGAAATGAGTTACACACAAAAGCTAAACTGCCAGCCCGGCAGCAATCATTTTATTCACTACCAGGAAAACAGCTCATTTCCAAGGATGCAGACAAAAAAAG AAAGCTGGTGGTGTGTGACCACTGCAGTGTGGTTCTTTCTGGTACTGATTCTGCTCATCGTGGCCTTAACAAGTGTGAGCGACCGGATCTCCAAGAGCAGACGTATTCACAAAA AAAAGTCTAATTTGGTGGTGGTTTCACCCAGAGACTATCAGCTCACAGAGATCAACGAGCACAGAGGAAATT CGAGGAACAGCGAGTCTGATGTGTTTGTTACAGTATGCAGTGGTGAAAACG GAAACCCACGCAAAGTGAACGTCCCTTTTAAAAGGC CATTGTCACCTATCAATGAGATTACAG AGAACTCACTAGATGAAGACCATGAAGAAGAGGAGGAACAGAGAAGCTTAGTAACAAAGCAAG AGTTTACAGAATCACAGGGACACCTTCAAACATCAG CTCACCTGCATCATCGTAGCAATCCGTCTCGCTCCTGTCATGGAACAGATGGAGAGCTTTAA
- the LOC129444771 gene encoding uncharacterized protein isoform X1, whose amino-acid sequence MYFILYDHTGEHVMVVHTLKGYNLSEWNVSVFTFLNHTDLYTGPQDYQRHFYCLLPPNKSKCPDITEEPPKENFNRPITFQLTTTASPKPVTSSFKKTILSSKEMSYTQKLNCQPGSNHFIHYQENSSFPRMQTKKGLESWWCVTTAVWFFLVLILLIVALTSVSDRISKSRRIHKKKSNLVVVSPRDYQLTEINEHRGNSRNSESDVFVTVCSGENGNPRKVNVPFKRPLSPINEITENSLDEDHEEEEEQRSLVTKQEFTESQGHLQTSAHLHHRSNPSRSCHGTDGEL is encoded by the exons ATGTATTTTATTCTGTATGATCACACAGGAGAACACGTGATGGTGGTACATACACTAAAAGGATACAATCTGTCAGAATGGAACGTTAGTGTGTTTACGTTTCTAAACCACACCGACCTGTACACTGGACCCCAGGATTACCAAAGACATTTTTACTGCCTCCTTCCACCAAACAAAAGCAAATGTCCAGATATCACAGAAGAACCCCCAAAAGAAAACTTCAATCGACCAATCACTTTCCAGTTAACAACCACCGCTTCTCCAAAACCAGTCACCTCTTCATTCAAAAAAACTATACTATCTTCAAAAGAAATGAGTTACACACAAAAGCTAAACTGCCAGCCCGGCAGCAATCATTTTATTCACTACCAGGAAAACAGCTCATTTCCAAGGATGCAGACAAAAAAAG GATTAGAAAGCTGGTGGTGTGTGACCACTGCAGTGTGGTTCTTTCTGGTACTGATTCTGCTCATCGTGGCCTTAACAAGTGTGAGCGACCGGATCTCCAAGAGCAGACGTATTCACAAAA AAAAGTCTAATTTGGTGGTGGTTTCACCCAGAGACTATCAGCTCACAGAGATCAACGAGCACAGAGGAAATT CGAGGAACAGCGAGTCTGATGTGTTTGTTACAGTATGCAGTGGTGAAAACG GAAACCCACGCAAAGTGAACGTCCCTTTTAAAAGGC CATTGTCACCTATCAATGAGATTACAG AGAACTCACTAGATGAAGACCATGAAGAAGAGGAGGAACAGAGAAGCTTAGTAACAAAGCAAG AGTTTACAGAATCACAGGGACACCTTCAAACATCAG CTCACCTGCATCATCGTAGCAATCCGTCTCGCTCCTGTCATGGAACAGATGGAGAGCTTTAA
- the LOC129444771 gene encoding uncharacterized protein isoform X3, with protein MYFILYDHTGEHVMVVHTLKGYNLSEWNVSVFTFLNHTDLYTGPQDYQRHFYCLLPPNKSKCPDITEEPPKENFNRPITFQLTTTASPKPVTSSFKKTILSSKEMSYTQKLNCQPGSNHFIHYQENSSFPRMQTKKGLESWWCVTTAVWFFLVLILLIVALTSVSDRISKSRRIHKKKSNLVVVSPRDYQLTEINEHRGNSRNSESDVFVTVCSGENGNPRKVNVPFKRPLSPINEITENSLDEDHEEEEEQRSLVTKQAHLHHRSNPSRSCHGTDGEL; from the exons ATGTATTTTATTCTGTATGATCACACAGGAGAACACGTGATGGTGGTACATACACTAAAAGGATACAATCTGTCAGAATGGAACGTTAGTGTGTTTACGTTTCTAAACCACACCGACCTGTACACTGGACCCCAGGATTACCAAAGACATTTTTACTGCCTCCTTCCACCAAACAAAAGCAAATGTCCAGATATCACAGAAGAACCCCCAAAAGAAAACTTCAATCGACCAATCACTTTCCAGTTAACAACCACCGCTTCTCCAAAACCAGTCACCTCTTCATTCAAAAAAACTATACTATCTTCAAAAGAAATGAGTTACACACAAAAGCTAAACTGCCAGCCCGGCAGCAATCATTTTATTCACTACCAGGAAAACAGCTCATTTCCAAGGATGCAGACAAAAAAAG GATTAGAAAGCTGGTGGTGTGTGACCACTGCAGTGTGGTTCTTTCTGGTACTGATTCTGCTCATCGTGGCCTTAACAAGTGTGAGCGACCGGATCTCCAAGAGCAGACGTATTCACAAAA AAAAGTCTAATTTGGTGGTGGTTTCACCCAGAGACTATCAGCTCACAGAGATCAACGAGCACAGAGGAAATT CGAGGAACAGCGAGTCTGATGTGTTTGTTACAGTATGCAGTGGTGAAAACG GAAACCCACGCAAAGTGAACGTCCCTTTTAAAAGGC CATTGTCACCTATCAATGAGATTACAG AGAACTCACTAGATGAAGACCATGAAGAAGAGGAGGAACAGAGAAGCTTAGTAACAAAGCAAG CTCACCTGCATCATCGTAGCAATCCGTCTCGCTCCTGTCATGGAACAGATGGAGAGCTTTAA